A single Lactuca sativa cultivar Salinas chromosome 8, Lsat_Salinas_v11, whole genome shotgun sequence DNA region contains:
- the LOC111897091 gene encoding peptide methionine sulfoxide reductase B5, translating to MGSIVKSEEEWRAVLSPEQFRILRNKGTEPKGTGEYDKFFVDGTYTCAGCGTPLYKSTTKFNSGCGWPAFYEGLPGAIMRTPDPDGRRIEITCTACGGHLGHVFKGEGFKTPTDERHCVNSISIKFASES from the exons ATGGGTTCTATTGTGAAATCAGAGGAGGAATGGCGTGCAGTTCTCTCCCCTGAACAGTTCCGCATCCTTCGCAACAAAGGAACCGA GCCGAAAGGCACAGGTGAATATGATAAATTTTTTGTTGATGGGACATACACATGTGCTGGTTGTGGAACACCGCTCTATAAATCAACCACCAAATTCAACTCTGGCTGCGGTTGGCCTGCTTTCTATGAGGGTCTCCCTGGAGCAATCATGCGCACT CCGGACCCAGATGGTAGGAGGATTGAAATTACTTGTACAGCTTGTGGAGGGCATTTAGGTCATGTGTTTAAAGGGGAGGGATTCAAGACACCCACAGATGAAAGACATTGTGTTAATAGTATCTCCATCAAGTTTGCCTCGGAATCATAA
- the LOC111897088 gene encoding heme-binding-like protein At3g10130, chloroplastic isoform X1 gives MSRSIYPSTVTLVPKSMATERPPSSVVATRRTTAANNMSALEARVSLIFALASQTTSVSQRRRFLADLATETAKYVFPKRFESRNLEEALMSVPDLETVRFKVLTRNDQYEIRELEPYFVAETTMPGKYGFDLNGASQSFNVLAEYLFGKNTLNETMEMTTPVLTRKTQSKGVAMDMTTPVITKKLEDEDKWKMSFVMPSKYGSKLPLPKNSAVTIQEVPGRTVAVVAFSGFVSDEDVIRRESALRNSLKNDSQYKVKSGASVEVAQYNPPFTLPFTRRNEISLEVERKQE, from the exons ATGTCTCGATCAATTTACCCTTCTACTGTAACCCTAGTCCCCAAATCAATGGCCACCGAAAGACCACCATCATCCGTCGTCGCAACAAGAAGAACCACCGCTGCTAACAATATGTCTGCTCTTGAAGCTCGAGTATCTCTTATATTCGCTCTCGCCTCCCAAACTACTTCCGTCTCTCAACGACGTAGAT TTTTGGCGGATTTGGCGACAGAGACGGCCAAATATGTGTTTCCGAAGAGGTTCGAGAGTCGGAATTTGGAAGAAGCTTTGATGTCAG TTCCCGACCTGGAAACCGTGAGGTTCAAAGTTTTGACCAGAAACGATCAGTATGAGATCAGAGAACTCGAG CCTTACTTTGTAGCTGAGACAACTATGCCTGGAAAATATGGATTCGATCTAAATGGTGCATCTCAATCGTTCAATGTACTAGCTGAATACCTATTTGGTAAG AATACATTAAACGAAACAATGGAGATGACAACCCCTGTTCTTACACGAAAAACACAATCTAAAGGTGTGGCAATGGATATGACTACCCCTGTGATAACAAAGAAG CTGGAAGATGAAGATAAATGGAAGATGTCATTTGTGATGCCTTCAAAATATGGTTCCAAGTTGCCACTGCCTAAAAACTCTGCTGTAACTATCCAAGAGGTACCAGGTAGAACTGTGGCTGTTGTTGCCTTTTCAG GGTTTGTGAGTGATGAAGATGTTATACGCCGGGAATCAGCACTCAGGAACAGCCTAAAGAATGATAGTCAATACAAAGTAAAAAGTGGAGCATCTGTGGAGGTTGCACAG TATAACCCACCATTTACACTTCCATTTACACGGCGTAATGAGATTTCCCTAGAAGTGGAAAGGAAACAAGAGTAG
- the LOC111897088 gene encoding heme-binding-like protein At3g10130, chloroplastic isoform X2 → MSRSIYPSTVTLVPKSMATERPPSSVVATRRTTAANNMSALEARVSLIFALASQTTSVSQRLLADLATETAKYVFPKRFESRNLEEALMSVPDLETVRFKVLTRNDQYEIRELEPYFVAETTMPGKYGFDLNGASQSFNVLAEYLFGKNTLNETMEMTTPVLTRKTQSKGVAMDMTTPVITKKLEDEDKWKMSFVMPSKYGSKLPLPKNSAVTIQEVPGRTVAVVAFSGFVSDEDVIRRESALRNSLKNDSQYKVKSGASVEVAQYNPPFTLPFTRRNEISLEVERKQE, encoded by the exons ATGTCTCGATCAATTTACCCTTCTACTGTAACCCTAGTCCCCAAATCAATGGCCACCGAAAGACCACCATCATCCGTCGTCGCAACAAGAAGAACCACCGCTGCTAACAATATGTCTGCTCTTGAAGCTCGAGTATCTCTTATATTCGCTCTCGCCTCCCAAACTACTTCCGTCTCTCAACGAC TTTTGGCGGATTTGGCGACAGAGACGGCCAAATATGTGTTTCCGAAGAGGTTCGAGAGTCGGAATTTGGAAGAAGCTTTGATGTCAG TTCCCGACCTGGAAACCGTGAGGTTCAAAGTTTTGACCAGAAACGATCAGTATGAGATCAGAGAACTCGAG CCTTACTTTGTAGCTGAGACAACTATGCCTGGAAAATATGGATTCGATCTAAATGGTGCATCTCAATCGTTCAATGTACTAGCTGAATACCTATTTGGTAAG AATACATTAAACGAAACAATGGAGATGACAACCCCTGTTCTTACACGAAAAACACAATCTAAAGGTGTGGCAATGGATATGACTACCCCTGTGATAACAAAGAAG CTGGAAGATGAAGATAAATGGAAGATGTCATTTGTGATGCCTTCAAAATATGGTTCCAAGTTGCCACTGCCTAAAAACTCTGCTGTAACTATCCAAGAGGTACCAGGTAGAACTGTGGCTGTTGTTGCCTTTTCAG GGTTTGTGAGTGATGAAGATGTTATACGCCGGGAATCAGCACTCAGGAACAGCCTAAAGAATGATAGTCAATACAAAGTAAAAAGTGGAGCATCTGTGGAGGTTGCACAG TATAACCCACCATTTACACTTCCATTTACACGGCGTAATGAGATTTCCCTAGAAGTGGAAAGGAAACAAGAGTAG
- the LOC111897095 gene encoding 1-(5-phosphoribosyl)-5-[(5-phosphoribosylamino)methylideneamino] imidazole-4-carboxamide isomerase, chloroplastic gives MRLQSLHYSSTWLQLNSSDRVLKSSIYTSPRKQKFVAASSSSSKPQQLSIKCNVKFRPCIDIHKGKVKQIVGSTLSDLKESDSSLVTNFESDKSAAEYATLYKEDGLQGGHVIMLGADPLSNKSAIEALHAYPGGLQVGGGINSGNALSYIEEGASHIIITSYVFNNGEMDLERLKGLVDIVGKERLVLDLSCRKKDGRYAIVTDRWQKFSDVFLDEMTLNFLSAYADEFLVHGVDVEGKKLGIDEELVTLLGKYSPIPVTYAGGVTVMEDLERIKVAGMGRVDVTVGSALDIFGGDLGYKDVVAWHSQQEALTV, from the exons ATGCGACTTCAGAGCCTTCATTACAGTTCAACCTGGTTGCAACTCAATTCCTCCGATAGAGTACTCAAGTCTTCAATTTACACATCACCCAGGAAGCAGAAATTTGTGGCAGCATCTTCATCTAGCTCAA AACCTCAACAACTATCAATCAAGTGCAATGTGAAGTTTCGCCCTTGCATTGATATACACAAG GGGAAAGTAAAGCAAATTGTGGGATCTACCCTTTCAGACTTAAAGGAAAGTGATTCAAGTCTAGTAACAAATTTTGAATCAGATAAATCAGCTGCAGAATATGCCACCCTTTACAAAGAAGATGGATTACAAGGAGGTCATGTAATCATGCTTGGAGCTGACCCTTTGAGCAATAAATCAGCCATTGAAGCACTACACGCTTACCCTG GTGGTTTGCAAGTAGGAGGTGGTATTAATTCAGGAAACGCCTTGAGTTACATAGAGGAAGGAGCCAGCCACATCATCATCACATCT TATGTATTCAACAATGGAGAAATGGATCTTGAGAGGCTTAAAGGACTTGTTGACATTGTTGGAAAAGAAAGGCTTGTCTTGGACCTTAGTTGCAGGAAGAAG gATGGTAGATATGCGATTGTGACAGATAGATGGCAGAAATTTAGCGATGTGTTTCTTGATGAAATGACATTGAATTTTCTTTCGGCTTATGCTGATGAGTTTCTTGTACATGGTGTTGATGTTGAAGGGAAAAA ATTGGGAATCGATGAAGAGCTTGTAACACTGCTTGGGAAGTATTCACCA ATTCCAGTTACGTATGCTGGTGGGGTGACAGTGATGGAGGATTTGGAGAGGATAAAAGTAGCAGGAATGGGACGTGTGGATGTTACAGTGGGGAGTGCTTTGGATATTTTTGGTGGTGATTTGGGTTATAAGGATGTTGTAGCTTGGCATTCCCAGCAAGAGGCACTTACAGTGTAG